In Microbacterium enclense, the DNA window CGAGGTCGAGCGCGGACAGGTCTACGCCGTGCCCCACGCGTTCGGCGCGTGGCGGCTGACGGGCGCGGCCGAGATCCTCGTCGCCGCCCCCGGCGCGGGCTGGCCCGGCACCCTGCGCGGGGGTGACGTGCGATGAGCGAGTACGTCGTCGGGATCGACATGGGCTCGACCAGCACCAAGCTTCTGGTCGCCACGCCCGAGGGGCGCCAGGTGCTCGTCGTCAGCCGCCCGTCGCCCTGGACGAACCTCGACCACGGACGGGCCGAGATGCCCGCCGAACGGGGGATCGCCGTGGTGCGCGAGCTCGCGGCCGAGGCCGACGCCCGCCTCTCCGACGGGTACCGCATCCTCGCGCTCGGGGTGTCGGGCATGGCGGAAGCCGGCGTGCTGCTGGATGCCGAGAGCGTCCCGCTCGCCCCGATCATGGCCTGGTTCGACCCGCGCGGGGCCGCGCAGATCATGGCGACCCCCGAGGAGTTCCGCGCCGAGTTCCCCGGCCGCACGGGACTTCCGGTGGGGCCTCTGGCATCCGTCGCCAAGCTCTTGCACCTGCGGGAGAGCGGCATCGCGCTCGCGGGGACGACGTTCCTCAACGTGCCCGAGTACGTGGTGAACGCCCTCGGCGGCCCGCGGGTGGCCGAGTACTCGCTCGTCTCGCGGACGGGGCTCCTCGACCAGGACGACAGCACGCCGTGGCACGCGGCTCTCGACGTGCTGGGGGTCGACGCCTCGATCCTCGGTGCGCTCGTCAGCGCCGGAGAGGCCGTCGGCCGGCTCGACGACCCCGCGATGCCCGACGGTTTCCAGGGGGCTGCCCTCACGATCGCCGGCCACGACCACCTCGTCTCGGCCGTCGCCGTCGGCGCCACCCACACCGGTCAGCTCTACGACTCCATGGGCACCGCCGAGGCGCTCGTGCGTGTGCTCGACGACACCCTGCCCTTCGCCGCCCGGGAGCGTCTCGCCCACGCCGGCATCAATTGCGTGCGGCACGTCATCCCCGGCAAGTACGTGCTGCTCGCGGGCACGAAGTCGGGGCTGCTCATGCGGCGCGTGCTGCAACTGCTCGGAATCACGGATGCCACGGGCCGCGCCCTCATCGACGCCGCCGCCCTGGCACTCCCCGTCGACGGCACGCTGGCCGACGGCGGTCTCGAGGTGACGGGCGCGCGCAACGACGACGGGGTGCTGAAGATCGTCGCGCAGAGCGACGGGCTCAGCCCGGCCGAGTTGTTCGCGTCGTCGCTCCGCCACGGGAACGACATGCTCGCCGAGTGCATGGCGGTGATGGACCGCGAGGTCGCTCCGCCCACCTCGACGGTGCTGACCGGCGGCTGGTCGACGATGGCATCCGTCGTCCGCTCCCGCTCGACGCTGCTGCCCGACGTCACGGTGTCGACCCACGATGAGGGCACGGCTTACGGGGCCGCCCTGTTCGCCGCCTTCGCTGCTTCGTCCGATTCTTTCGAGGCCGTCGCCCAGGCGTTCCTCTCCTCCTCTGTTCTCACTACCGAAAGGAGCTGACGATGTCGTCAGTCACCACCGCCGTTCCGGTGCTGCAGGCTCGGGGCCTGTCGCGTCAGTTCGGTCATGTCCGGGCGTTGAACAACGTCGACTTCGAGGTCTACCCGGGAGAGGTCACCGCCCTCATCGGTGACAACGGCGCCGGCAAGTCGACGCTCGTCAAAGCCCTCTCCGGCAACCTCGCCGTCGACGACGGGGAGATCCTCTTCGACGGCAAGCCGATCGAGATGACCAACCCGCAGGTTGCCTCCGGCCTCGGCATCGAGACCGTGTACCAGGACCTCGCCCTCGCCCCACACCTGGACCCCGTGCAGAACATGTATCTGGGTCGGGAGATCCGCCGCCCCGGCATCGCCGGAGCGCTCGGGTTCATGAAGACCAAAGAGATGGCCGTCGCCTCGCGTGCGGCTTTCGACGAGCTCGGCGCGACCGTGCGGTCGTTGTCGTCACCGGTCGGTGAGATGTCCGGCGGTCAGCGTCAGGCGATCGCGATCGCCCGCGCCGTGCATTGGGCGGGGCGTCTGGTGTTCCTGGACGAGCCGACGGCGGCGCTCGGAGTGCGTCAGACGAAGAACGTGCTCGAGACGATCCGGCGGGTGCGCGACAAAGGCATCGCGGTGGTGTTGATCTCGCATTCCATGCCGCACGTGATGGACGTCTGCGACCGCATCCAGGTGCTGCGTCTAGGCACCCGTGTCGCGAACGTGAGCGCGAAGAACACCTCCATGGAAGAACTCGTCGGGCTCATGACCGGCGCCGTCACGAAGGACGACCAGAAGTGAGCGTCACCACCCCTCCCACCGAGACCGTCGCCATCGGCACATTCGAGGACACGAAACCAGGGTTCTTCCGCGGGTTGCTGAAGGCGCAGGCCTTCCAGATCCTGCTCATCCTGATCGCGATCGTGCTCGTGTTCAGCGCGCTGGCGCCGGAGTCGTTCGCGCAGTGGTCGAACTTCCGCCTCATCATCCAGAACGCCTCGATCCTCGCCGTCCTGGGTGTCGGGATGACGTACATCATCATCACCTCCGGCATCGACCTCTCCATCGGCTCCGTGCTGGTGTTCTCCGGCGTCGTGTCGGCGTTGACGATGCGCGCCCTCGGCGGGGAGGGCTGGGGAGTGGCGACGATCGGGATCCTCGTGTCGATCCTCAGTGGCGTGTGCTGGGGGCTTTTGAACGGCTTCCTCATCGCGAAGGCGAAGATCCCGCCGCTGATCGTGACCCTGGGTTCGCTCGGGATGGCGCTCGGTCTCGCGCAGATCCTCACCGGCGGCGTCGACATCCGCGACGTGCCCACCGTGCTCACGGTCTCGATCGGGTACGGCAACGTGTTCGGGTCGCTGCCCATCATCAGCGTCATCGCCCTGGTCGTGGTCGTGATCGGCGCCGTGGTGCTGCACTTCACGAAGTTCGGCCTCTACACCTACGCCGTCGGCTCCAGTGAGCTCGCCGCCCGCCGGGTCGGCGTGAAGGTCGACCGCCACCTCATCTCGGTGTACACGCTGTCGGGAGCGCTCGCGGGACTCGCCGGCATCCTGGCCCTGTCGCAGTTCTCCACCACGGCGATCGCCGGACAGTCGCAGACCAACCTCAACGTCATCGCGGCCGTCGTGATCGGTGGCACCTCGCTCTTCGGCGGCGTCGGCACGATCTTCGGCACCGTGGTCGGCCTCTTCATCCCCGCCGTTTTGCAGAACGGCTTCGTCATCACCGGCGTGCAGCCCTTCTGGCAGCAGGTCGCGGTGGGCGCGGTGCTGATCACCGCCGTCTACGTCGACCAGGTGCGCCGCACCGCCGCGACCCGCGGCAACACCCAGAGCCTCTGGCGGAAGTTCGTCAGCGGAGGACGCCGCGGCTGACGCCCGGCATCCGACATCACCAAGAGAGAACGGTCATCACAATGCAGTGGAACAACAAGGTTCTCGCGTTCGCCACCCTCGGCGCCGCAGCCACCCTCGTCCTCGCCGGGTGCTCCGGCGGAGCCTCGTCAGGCTCCGCGTCGGGCGGTGCCGACGGGGGCTACAAGATCGCGTTCGTGCAGGGCGTCGCGGGAGATGAGTTCTACATCTCCATGCAGTGCGGCATCCAGGACGAAGCCGCCAAGGAAGGCGCCACCGTCACCACCCAGGGACCGGAGAAGTTCGACCCGACGCTTCAAAAGCCGATCGTCGACGCGGTCGTCGCCTCCAAGCCCGACGCCCTCCTGATTGCGCCGACGGACGTGTCGGCGATGCAGGCGCCGATCGCGGCGGCGGAGGCCGCGGGCATCAAGGTCGTGCTCGTCGACACCACCCTGGAAGATCCCTCGGGCGCGGTGTCGCAGATCTCGAGCGACAACGAAGGCGGCGGGGCTGCCGCGTTCAAGGCGATCCAGGATGCCAACCCCAACGGCGGCAAGGTGCTCGTCGTCTCGGTCGACCCCGGCATCTCCACCACCGACGCCCGCGCGAAGGGCTTCGAGGACGCGGTCGCGAAGGACTCGAAGTTCGAGTCGGTCGGCGTGCAGTACTCGCACAACGAGCCGTCGACGGCGGCGGAGATCGTGACGGCGGCGCTGCAGAAGGACCCCGACATCGTCGGCATCTTCGCCGCCAACCTGTTCGCCGCCGAGGGCTCCGCCACCGGCGTCCAGCAGGCGGGCAAACAAGGCCAGGTCACCATCGTCGGCTTCGACGCCGGCCCCGCCCAGGTCAAGGCCCTCGAAGCCGGCACCGTGCAGGCCCTCGTCGCGCAAGAGCCCGCCACCATCGGCTCCGACGGCGTCAAGCAGGCCATCGCCGCGCTGAAGGGCGAGTCCACCGAAGCCAAGATCCAGACCGGCTTCACCATCCTCACCAAGGACAACATCGACGGTGAGGGCAAGGACGCGGTCTACAAGTCCAGCTGCTGAACGATGCCGGATGCCGGGACCCTCGCGCGGGGTCCCGGCATCCACCCCACCCCGCTTGAATCGCCCCACTTCGCCGTCACAGACCACCGCCAGCGACAAAGTGCGGCAATTCGAGCCACCGACCCGGGACCCACGCACAACGATCGGGGCCCGGCGTCCACCACCCCGCTTCATTTGCCGCACTTCGCCGCCTCGGACCACGCCGAGCGACAAAGCACGGCAACTCAAGCCACGACCCACGGATGACGGACCACGCGCACGACGCTCGGGCCCCGGCACCCACCCCCTACCCCGCGTGAGTTGCCGCACTTCGACGCCTTGGACCACCTCGAGACGACGAAGTGCGGCAATTCACGCCACGACCCACGGAGCCGAGACCCTCGCGCACGACGCGCAGGTCCCGGCATCCACCCCGCGTGAGTCGCGGCATTTCCACGGCTCGAAGCGACGAAGTGCGGTATCCGCGCGAAGCAACACCCACCCCGACAAGAGAGAGACCGCCGTGCCGCTGGCCGACATGCCCGAACTGCTCGCCGCGCACCGCGCGGTCGGGGCCTTCAACTTCATCACCCTCGAGGTCGCCGAGGCGATCGTCGCCGGCGCCGAGGCCGCCGACACCGGCGTGATCCTGCAGCTGTCGCAGAACGCCGTCGCGTTCCACGGCGGTCTCGCCCCCGCCGCCTCCGCCGCTCTGCGCCTGGCCGAGGCCGCGCGGGTCCCCGTCGCCGTGCACCTCGACCACGCCACCGACGAGCCGCTCGTCGACGAGGCGTTGGTCGTCGGCATCCGGTCGGTCATGTTCGACGCGGCCCACCTCGCGGATGCCGAGAACCTCGCACGCACTGCGGCCGTCGCCGCCCGCGTGCACGCCGCCGGAGCCTGGATCGAGGCCGAGCTCGGCGAAATCGGCGGCAAGGGGGCCCACGCTCCGGGCGTGCGCACCGACGTCGCCGAGGCCGTGCGCTTCGTCGAGGCCACCGGGGTCGACGCCCTCGCCGTCGCGGTCGGCAGCGAGCACGCGATGCGCGAACGCAGCGCCCGACTCGACGAGCCCCTCATCGCCCGTCTCGCCGCCGCCGTTCCCGCGCCCCTCGTGCTGCACGGCTCGAGCGGCGTCGCCGACGCCGGGATCGACGGCGCCGTGCGCGCCGGGATGCGCAAGATCAACGTCGGCACGCACCTCAACACCGTCCTCACGGCGGCGGTGCGCGCGGAGTTGGAGCGGGATCCGGATGCCATCGATCCGCGTCGCTGGCTCGCTCCGGGGCGCGAAGCGGTCGCCGCAGAAGTGCAGCGTCTGCTCGACGTGATCACGGGGCGCAGCGTCCCGGCGCAGCACGCCGCGGGAGCGCACGCGTGACCGGGATCGTCACCCTCACCGCCGCGGGCGCGATCGACGCGACGTACCGCGTCGGGGCGCTCCGCCGCGGGACCTTCGCCCGCGCCGACAGCTACACGCGCGAGGTGAGCGGCAAGGGCGTGAACGTCTCCGCCGCGCTCGCCGCGGGCGGAGCGGACACCGCCGCGGTCGTCGCGCTCGGTGCCGACGACGTACGTTTCGCGCGCGGCGGGCTCACCGCTCCGCTGCTGCGCATCGTCGAGGTCCCCGGCGCGACGCGCGTGAACACGTCGATCATCGATGCCGAGGGGGCCACGACGAAGGTCAACGCGCCCACCCCGCCGCTGTCGCCGGAGGCGTGGGATGCCACGATCGCGACGCTGCGAGCGGAGCTCACCGCGCGGACCGATCCGTGGCTCGTGATCTCGGGCAGCCTGCCGGAGCTCGCGGGAACCGGCCGGCTCGTCGACCTCGACGCCGTCCGCGCGATCGCGCGGGAGAGCGGCGCGCGGGTCGCCGTGGACACCAGCGGTGCCGCCCTCGACGCGCTGCTCGCCGACCCCGTCGGCATCGACCTGCTCACCCCCAACGCCGACGAGCTGTCAGCCGCGGTCGGCCGCCCGCTCGCGACCCTCGGCGATGTCGTCACGGCGGCGCGCGAGATCGTCGCGCGCGGGGTCGCCACGGTGCTCGCGAGCCTCGGTGTCGACGGACTCGTCGCCGTCACCGCCGACCGTGCGGTGTTCGCGCGGGCCGATGCCCCGTACGTCGCCAACACCGCCGGCGCGGGCGATGCCGCTCTCGCGGGGTTCCTCCTCGGCCTCACGCGGGAGCTTGCGGTCGACGCCGATCCGCTCGCCGTTGCCGCGGCTTCCGCGGCGGAGTGGGGCGCGCACGCCGTGGCGCACGCGTCGACGATCGTCGCGGGACCGCCGCACGGCATCCGGGCCCGGGTCGAGACCTCGCCCGACCTCGCGCGTCGCCTCACCTCCGAGGGGGACGCGTGAGCGCCGTCGCGCCCGAGATCGCCGCGGCCGTCGCCGACATCACACGCATCCGCACCCGGGCGATCGACCGCGTCGCCTACGCCAACGACGCCTCGCACTACCTGCTCACCCCGGATGCCGTGGTCGTCGCCGCCGACGCGGCCGAGGTCGGCGCGATCCTGCGCGGGGCCACGGCATCCGGGACGCCGGTCACGTTCCGCTCGGGCGGAACGAGCCTGTCGGGGCAGTCGTCGGGCGCGGGGCTGCTCGTCGACGTGCGGCAGGGCTTCGGGCGCATCGACGTGCTCGACGGTGGCCGTCGTGTGCGCTCGCAGCCCGGGGCGACGGTGCGGCAGGTCAACGCGCGGCTGCTGCGGCACGGGTACCGTCTCGGGCCCGACCCCGCGAGCGAGGCCGCCTGCACGATCGGCGGCGTCGTCGCGAACAACTCCAGTGGCATGGCCTGCGGAACGGCCGAGAACTCGTACCGCACGCTCGAGGGGCTCGTGCTGGTGCTGGCATCCGGGACCGTGGTCGACACGGCGGCGCCCGACGCCGACGCGCTGCTGCGTGATCGCGAACCCGCCCTCGTCGAGGGATTGATGCGTCTGCGCGAGCGAGTGGTGAAGAACGCCGCGAGCGTCGCGCTCATCGAGCGACAGTTCGCGATGAAGAACACGATGGGCTACGCGCTCAACGCGTTCCTGGACGTCGACACCCCGGCAGCCCTGCTCGCGCACCTCGTCGTCGGGTCGGAGGGCACGCTCGCGTTCGTGGCCGAGGCGACGTTCCGCACCGTGCCGATCCGTCCCGCGATCGCGACGACGCTCGCGGTGTTCCCGACCCTCGACGCCGCCACCCGGTCGCTGCCCGCGCTCGTGGCGACCGGGGCGGCGACGCTGGAGCTGATGGATGCCACCTCCCTCCGCGTCGGCCAGCGCCTCGTCGGCACCCCCGCCGCCATCCACGGCTTCGAGGCCACCACGCAGGCGGCGCTGCTGGTCGAGTACCACGCGGACGACGTCGACGCGCTGCGCGACCTCGCGGGGGCGGGCTCCCGTGTGCTCTCCGAGCAACCCCTGCTCGACTCCGCCGTGTTCTCGAGCGACCGGGTGCAACGCGCTGCCGCCTGGACCTTCCGGAAAGGCCTGTACGCCTCGGTCGCCGGCGCGCGCCCCTCGGGCACCACGGCGCTGCTCGAAGACGTGGTCGTGCCCGTCGAGCGCCTCGCCGACACCTGCGAGGGACTGCAAGAGCTGTTCGCGCGCTTCGGGTACGACGACAGCGTGATCTTCGGCCACGCCAAGGACGGCAACATCCACTTCATGCTCACCGACCGCTTCGAGGGCGCGCGGGCGCTCGGCCGGTTCGAGGGCTTCACCGACGCGATGGTCGACCTCGTGCTCGACGCGGGCGGCAACCTCAAGGCGGAGCACGGCACCGGACGCGCGATGGCGCCGTACGTCCGCCGGCAGTACGGCGACGAGCTGTACGACGTGATGGTTGCGCTTAAGCGCCTGCTCGACCCGAGCGGCATCCTGAACCCGGGCGTCATCATCGACGACGATCCCGGCGCGCACCTGCGTCATCTCAAGACCCCGGTGTCGATCGAACCCGAGGTCGACCGCTGTGTCGAGTGCGGCTACTGCGAGCCGGTGTGCCCGAGTCGGTCGATCACCCTGACCCCGCGCCAGCGGATCGTCGTGCGGCGCGCCTCGACCGCAGCCCGCGAGCGCGGGGACGGCGCTCTGGTCGCGGAGCTCGAGAAGGACTACGACTACGACGGCGTA includes these proteins:
- a CDS encoding FGGY family carbohydrate kinase; protein product: MSEYVVGIDMGSTSTKLLVATPEGRQVLVVSRPSPWTNLDHGRAEMPAERGIAVVRELAAEADARLSDGYRILALGVSGMAEAGVLLDAESVPLAPIMAWFDPRGAAQIMATPEEFRAEFPGRTGLPVGPLASVAKLLHLRESGIALAGTTFLNVPEYVVNALGGPRVAEYSLVSRTGLLDQDDSTPWHAALDVLGVDASILGALVSAGEAVGRLDDPAMPDGFQGAALTIAGHDHLVSAVAVGATHTGQLYDSMGTAEALVRVLDDTLPFAARERLAHAGINCVRHVIPGKYVLLAGTKSGLLMRRVLQLLGITDATGRALIDAAALALPVDGTLADGGLEVTGARNDDGVLKIVAQSDGLSPAELFASSLRHGNDMLAECMAVMDREVAPPTSTVLTGGWSTMASVVRSRSTLLPDVTVSTHDEGTAYGAALFAAFAASSDSFEAVAQAFLSSSVLTTERS
- a CDS encoding ATP-binding cassette domain-containing protein, whose amino-acid sequence is MSSVTTAVPVLQARGLSRQFGHVRALNNVDFEVYPGEVTALIGDNGAGKSTLVKALSGNLAVDDGEILFDGKPIEMTNPQVASGLGIETVYQDLALAPHLDPVQNMYLGREIRRPGIAGALGFMKTKEMAVASRAAFDELGATVRSLSSPVGEMSGGQRQAIAIARAVHWAGRLVFLDEPTAALGVRQTKNVLETIRRVRDKGIAVVLISHSMPHVMDVCDRIQVLRLGTRVANVSAKNTSMEELVGLMTGAVTKDDQK
- a CDS encoding ABC transporter permease: MSVTTPPTETVAIGTFEDTKPGFFRGLLKAQAFQILLILIAIVLVFSALAPESFAQWSNFRLIIQNASILAVLGVGMTYIIITSGIDLSIGSVLVFSGVVSALTMRALGGEGWGVATIGILVSILSGVCWGLLNGFLIAKAKIPPLIVTLGSLGMALGLAQILTGGVDIRDVPTVLTVSIGYGNVFGSLPIISVIALVVVVIGAVVLHFTKFGLYTYAVGSSELAARRVGVKVDRHLISVYTLSGALAGLAGILALSQFSTTAIAGQSQTNLNVIAAVVIGGTSLFGGVGTIFGTVVGLFIPAVLQNGFVITGVQPFWQQVAVGAVLITAVYVDQVRRTAATRGNTQSLWRKFVSGGRRG
- a CDS encoding ABC transporter substrate-binding protein gives rise to the protein MQWNNKVLAFATLGAAATLVLAGCSGGASSGSASGGADGGYKIAFVQGVAGDEFYISMQCGIQDEAAKEGATVTTQGPEKFDPTLQKPIVDAVVASKPDALLIAPTDVSAMQAPIAAAEAAGIKVVLVDTTLEDPSGAVSQISSDNEGGGAAAFKAIQDANPNGGKVLVVSVDPGISTTDARAKGFEDAVAKDSKFESVGVQYSHNEPSTAAEIVTAALQKDPDIVGIFAANLFAAEGSATGVQQAGKQGQVTIVGFDAGPAQVKALEAGTVQALVAQEPATIGSDGVKQAIAALKGESTEAKIQTGFTILTKDNIDGEGKDAVYKSSC
- a CDS encoding class II fructose-bisphosphate aldolase is translated as MPLADMPELLAAHRAVGAFNFITLEVAEAIVAGAEAADTGVILQLSQNAVAFHGGLAPAASAALRLAEAARVPVAVHLDHATDEPLVDEALVVGIRSVMFDAAHLADAENLARTAAVAARVHAAGAWIEAELGEIGGKGAHAPGVRTDVAEAVRFVEATGVDALAVAVGSEHAMRERSARLDEPLIARLAAAVPAPLVLHGSSGVADAGIDGAVRAGMRKINVGTHLNTVLTAAVRAELERDPDAIDPRRWLAPGREAVAAEVQRLLDVITGRSVPAQHAAGAHA
- a CDS encoding PfkB family carbohydrate kinase; the encoded protein is MTGIVTLTAAGAIDATYRVGALRRGTFARADSYTREVSGKGVNVSAALAAGGADTAAVVALGADDVRFARGGLTAPLLRIVEVPGATRVNTSIIDAEGATTKVNAPTPPLSPEAWDATIATLRAELTARTDPWLVISGSLPELAGTGRLVDLDAVRAIARESGARVAVDTSGAALDALLADPVGIDLLTPNADELSAAVGRPLATLGDVVTAAREIVARGVATVLASLGVDGLVAVTADRAVFARADAPYVANTAGAGDAALAGFLLGLTRELAVDADPLAVAAASAAEWGAHAVAHASTIVAGPPHGIRARVETSPDLARRLTSEGDA
- a CDS encoding FAD-binding and (Fe-S)-binding domain-containing protein — encoded protein: MSAVAPEIAAAVADITRIRTRAIDRVAYANDASHYLLTPDAVVVAADAAEVGAILRGATASGTPVTFRSGGTSLSGQSSGAGLLVDVRQGFGRIDVLDGGRRVRSQPGATVRQVNARLLRHGYRLGPDPASEAACTIGGVVANNSSGMACGTAENSYRTLEGLVLVLASGTVVDTAAPDADALLRDREPALVEGLMRLRERVVKNAASVALIERQFAMKNTMGYALNAFLDVDTPAALLAHLVVGSEGTLAFVAEATFRTVPIRPAIATTLAVFPTLDAATRSLPALVATGAATLELMDATSLRVGQRLVGTPAAIHGFEATTQAALLVEYHADDVDALRDLAGAGSRVLSEQPLLDSAVFSSDRVQRAAAWTFRKGLYASVAGARPSGTTALLEDVVVPVERLADTCEGLQELFARFGYDDSVIFGHAKDGNIHFMLTDRFEGARALGRFEGFTDAMVDLVLDAGGNLKAEHGTGRAMAPYVRRQYGDELYDVMVALKRLLDPSGILNPGVIIDDDPGAHLRHLKTPVSIEPEVDRCVECGYCEPVCPSRSITLTPRQRIVVRRASTAARERGDGALVAELEKDYDYDGVQTCAVDGMCQTACPVLINTGTLMKRFRRDDANPVLAAGWSAAATGWGTVTRAGSVALSVASAVPTPVVRTVTDAARAVLGTDTVPRYSRELPAGGPSRRSLGARVGAAGAEPAAVFLPACVGSMFGAAEGIGATAAFVRLLERAGVAAIVPGGIDSLCCGTPWSSKGYAKGHATMTARVRAAVRTATRDGALPVVCDASSCTEGFAATLRDDGIRVVDAVAFAVSDLLPALTPTPVAALLALHPTCSSRQLGIDPALRAIGEAVASEIRVPDAWGCCAYAGDRGMLHPELTEAATAPEAAEVAGWGADAHASCNRTCELGMTKATGETYVHVLELLERATR